Below is a window of Solanum stenotomum isolate F172 chromosome 7, ASM1918654v1, whole genome shotgun sequence DNA.
tcctgaagcaaatctgtaccacgcggcctaggctctgtagactcaaaccaaccaactggagagcgacaacgcctaccatataaggcctcaaacggggccatctgaatactagagtggtagctgttgttgtacgcaaactccgccaaaggcaagaactggtcccactgacctccaaaatccataacacaggcccgcaacatatcctcaaggacctgaatagtacgctctgactgaccatccgtctgtgggtgaaatgctgtgctaaggTGGACACGGGTGCCCAACTCCTCCTGAAAAGCCCTCCAAAAGCTGGAAGTGAACTGTGAACCTCGGTCTGAAATGATAGCAACAGGCACGCCATGAAGACGGACCACCTCCCTAATGTAGATACGAGCCAACCTCTCGGCACTGAAAGTAGTATGAACAGGaaggaagtgtgctgacttggtcaatcgatccacgatgacccaaatgctgtcaacacctctagaagtccgaggcaaccccacaacgaagtccatagtgatacgctcccacttccactccggaatgggtaatctctggaactcgccaccaggcctcaaatgctctgcctttacctgctggcagcacaagcaacgggaaacaaagtcagcaatatctctcctcatgccactccaccagtaatgctgcctcaaatcacgatacatcttcgctgtgcccggatggatagagtatctggactcatgggcctcagaaagtatcaactgtatcaaatctccaactctcggaacacagatgcggccggcaaatttcaacactccatcaggatctaaggtagcctgaccaccatcacccgctaacacttgatctctaagggccactaaggtatcatcctcaaactggcaaccacagatcctatcaagcaaagaagactgaactcccataaaGACCAAGACGCgtctagaatctgagatatTCAGCCGAACCATGCTATTAGCTAAGGActgaatgtccaaagctaagggtcgctcctcaacagataagaaggctagactacccatactcaatgccttccgactcaaggcgttcgctaccacattcgccttgcccggatgatagagaggtcgtagtctttcaggagctcaatccaacgacgctgcctcgaattgaggtccctctggctcatgatgtactgaagactcaTATGATCAttatagatctcacatcgaactccatacaagtagtgcctccaaatcttaagcgcgaaaactaccgccgcTAACTCCAtgtcatgagtggggtagttgcgctcatggatcttaagctgcctcgttgcataagcaataacctggccctgctgcatcaatacacaacccaaaccaacgccggatgcgtcacaataaactGTGAAGCCCTcaccctcaactggaagagtcaatataggagcggtggtcaataactccttgagcctcaaaaagctcgccccacactcatctgaccaaacaaagggaacatcaacacgagtcaatCGGGTCAACGGGGTTGCAATAGTAGAAAAGCCCTCAACAAAGCGTCTGTAGTAGCCTGCTAGTCCGACGAAGCTCCGAATCTTAGTAACTGAAGTGGGCCtgtgccaatcacgaatagcctcaatcttcgtcggatcaaccctaataccctccttggacaccacgtgccccaagaaggctacagactcaagccaaaactcgcactttgagaacttggcataaagtcgatgatctttcaaagtctggagcactatcctcaaatgttgctcatgctcactccggctccgcgagtataccagtatgtcatcaatgaagacaatgacaaataaatcaaggtatggcctgaacacacgtgtcatcaagtccatgaaggcagcaggggcattagtcaacccaaaagacatctcaaggaactcatagtggtcataacgggtcctaaatgcagtCTTAGGGTTGTCTGCTGCCCGAATCCTCAGCTGATGGTAcccggacctcaaatcaatcttagaaaacacgGCGGCACCCTGAACccgatcaaacaaatcatcaatacgaggcatggggtaacggttcttcaccgtcaccttgttcagctgcctgtagtcaatacacatcctcatagtcccgtccgtcttcttcacaaacagaaCAGGTGCACCCCAAGGCGACACACTCGGACGGATAAACCCCTTACCTAAGAGATACTCTAACTGAGCACTGAGCTCCCTAagctctgcaggagccatccggtaaggtggaatagaaataggacggGTGTCAAGCTCCAAATCTATGGCAAAATCAATGTCACGATCTGGAGGTAGGCCAGGTAGGTCTGTAGGGAACACATATGCAAACTCTCTAACCACAGGAACTGCATCAACTGAAGAGTCATCTCTATTCACATCTCGCAAATTAAGCCAAATAAGCTAAACACCCAGAAGCAACTAACCGTCTAGCCCGTATAAAAGAGATGATCCCTGTCGGTGTGTGACTACAAGCACCCTGCCACAACACTGGGGAAATGccaggcatggctaaagtaacgGTTTTAGcgtagcaatccaagaccgcatggtaaggggataaccagtccatgcccagaatcacatcaaaatcaaccatatctAGGAAAATAAGATCAACTCTAGTATCACAACCCTGGATAGTCACTAAGCAAGATCGCACTCACCCACCGGGGTCGAAACATGAACTGGCTCTGCCAAAGACTCAGACCTCACACCCAATTGAGGAGCAAAATAAACAGATACAGACGAGAATGTGGACCCGGGATCAAATATTACTGTAGCaggctgatggcataataaaaGTGTACCTGTGATAACATCGTTAGATGCCTCAGCCGTCGCCCTCGCCGGGCCTGCGTAGAAATGGCCCTGAGCACCTTTGCCCGATGCATCTGATCTACCACCTAGCCTGCCTCCTCGAGCTCCGCCTCTGGTACCCTGTCGGCTGTCTCGACGACCGTGGTCCTGACCACCACCTCTAGCTAGAGGGGGCACTGCTGAAACTGGTCTAGGTGCAATGGGAGCTGGTACAATCGCTCCTCGCCCTCGCCGGGGGCACTCTCTGGACCAATGGTCAAGAGCACTGCATTCAAAACACTCCGACATGTTAAATTATGCGGAATTATAAAGAGAATGAACTTACAAACAACTGACGTTTATTGATGAAATCCAAACATTGCAAGCAAGAACATAAGAAaatgtgagagagagagagagaggttttcaGAATATTGGAAATTATCTGATGCCTCTAAAGGGAAAACCAATGCTCCTTTTATAGGAGAAATGGGGATTGCCTTTATATCTTAGGCATACAGGTGGATGGCTAAGATGTTGCCGACAATAGAAAGGGGTCCCTTACTAAAAGATAGTGGAAACATGCTTTACTTCTTTTATTTGGGACGGTTGAGTGGGAATCTTTTTAAAGATAATGGAAATGTCTTTTCCAAAAGTATTTTGTCTTGTAGCTTCTCATTGGATGCTAATTTAGAATAGTGAAATGCCACTATATGGAAAAATAATTCCGGCTTTGCCTCTATTTTTCCACAAGGGTCTTTTTCCTATTCATAATCAGGTTCCATGTAAGCCAAGGCTAAACCTTTAGGATTACACATATCACCATTATCTTCACTGCTGCTTTCTGTGGAAGCAGCGTCTTCAATCATCTTCATGATCTGGTCTTCATCATAATCATCTAAATTATCCATTGCTTCTTTTAACTTCTGTTTGAGAGCTGCTTTGGATAATTTCTTGGAAGAAGATTTAGTCTTCTCTTGAGCCTTGGTATTAGGTTGTTTGGGAACCCAACCTTTAACCTGGATTTGTTTGGACAGATATTGAATACGATCTACATTAGTCTTGGAGAAATTCCAAGTAATAATATAGGATATTCGTCTTTGGATGTAA
It encodes the following:
- the LOC125869726 gene encoding uncharacterized protein LOC125869726; this translates as MSECFECSALDHWSRECPRRGRGAIVPAPIAPRPVSAVPPLARGGGQDHGRRDSRQGTRGGARGGRLGGRSDASGKGAQGHFYAGPARATAEASNDVITGTLLLCHQPATVIFDPGSTFSSVSVYFAPQLGVRSESLAEPVHVSTPLIWLNLRDVNRDDSSVDAVPVVREFAYVFPTDLPGLPPDRDIDFAIDLELDTRPISIPPYRMAPAELRELSAQLEYLLAEQDNPKTAFRTRYDHYEFLEMSFGLTNAPAAFMDLMTRVFRPYLDLFVIVFIDDILVYSRSRSEHEQHLRIVLQTLKDHRLYAKFSKCEFWLESVAFLGHVVSKEGIRVDPTKIEAIRDWHRPTSVTKIRSFVGLAGYYRRFVEGFSTIATPLTRLTRVDVPFVWSDECGASFLRLKELLTTAPILTLPVEGEGFTVYCDASGVGLGCVLMQQGQVIAYATRQLKIHERNYPTHDMELAAVVFALKIWRHYLYGVRCEIYNDHMSLQYIMSQRDLNSRQRRWIELLKDYDLSIIRARRMAFQEELGTRVHLSTAFHPQTDGQSERTIQVLEDMLRACVMDFGGQWDQFLPLAEFAYNNSYHSSIQMAPFEALYGRRCRSPVGWFESTEPRPRGTDLLQEALDQVRVIQDRLRTAQSRHQSYADQRRRPLKFSVGDRVFLRVSPMKGVMRFGRRGKLSPRYIGPFEILRTVGEVAYELALPPVFSAIHPVFHVSMLRRYVPDESHVLQYDAVELDDRLAFVEEPVAILARDVRRLRSRAIPVVKVRWRHRPVEEATWETEQEMREQFPSLFEPSGTS